A region of Chitinophaga horti DNA encodes the following proteins:
- a CDS encoding J domain-containing protein, with amino-acid sequence MAFIDYYTVLGIDKKASTDDIKKAYRKLARKYHPDLNPDDKEAKLKFQQINEAHEVLSDAEKRKKYDAYGEHWKNADQFEQARQQQGAGQQYSYSGGDGGFDFGESGFSDFFESLFGNTGGRRSAGKFRGGDAQGEVRLTLREAAETHQRTFTINNQQVRITIHAGVATGQKIKLKGHGSAGANGGPAGDLYITFIIEEDPVFKRVENDLYAHVDLPLYTAVLGGEVTIDTLNGKIKLKVVPETQNGAKVRLKGKGFPVYRQEGQFGDLYITWNIQLPKNLTEEQKALFRQLAAS; translated from the coding sequence ATGGCATTTATAGATTACTATACCGTGTTGGGGATCGATAAAAAAGCGAGTACAGACGACATCAAAAAGGCATATCGTAAACTGGCCAGGAAGTATCACCCCGACCTTAATCCCGACGACAAAGAAGCGAAACTGAAATTTCAGCAGATCAATGAAGCACACGAAGTGCTGAGCGATGCGGAGAAGCGCAAAAAATATGATGCTTACGGCGAGCATTGGAAAAATGCCGACCAGTTCGAACAGGCACGGCAGCAACAAGGTGCCGGCCAACAATATAGCTATAGTGGCGGCGATGGAGGATTTGATTTCGGGGAAAGCGGTTTCTCTGACTTTTTCGAATCCCTATTCGGCAACACCGGCGGCCGGCGCAGTGCAGGCAAGTTCCGTGGCGGGGACGCGCAGGGGGAAGTACGGCTGACACTACGCGAAGCAGCCGAAACACATCAACGCACGTTCACCATCAACAACCAACAAGTACGCATTACCATACACGCCGGTGTAGCCACCGGACAAAAGATCAAACTGAAAGGTCATGGTTCCGCAGGTGCGAATGGTGGTCCTGCGGGTGATTTATACATCACCTTTATCATAGAGGAAGATCCGGTATTTAAACGCGTGGAAAATGACCTTTACGCCCATGTAGACCTGCCGCTGTACACGGCTGTTCTCGGCGGGGAGGTGACCATCGACACGCTGAACGGTAAGATCAAACTGAAAGTAGTACCCGAAACACAGAATGGTGCAAAGGTGCGTCTCAAAGGAAAAGGCTTTCCCGTTTACCGGCAAGAGGGCCAGTTTGGCGATCTTTACATCACCTGGAACATACAATTACCGAAGAACCTGACGGAGGAGCAGAAGGCGCTTTTCCGCCAATTAGCAGCATCTTAA
- a CDS encoding DUF3347 domain-containing protein, giving the protein MKSILAMTIAAVLLSASFSVSAQSGANAPGTGAALLEQYLAIKDALVKSDATAAKAAAGALLKVITDKQATLQPPAAAIAGSTDLAVQRKQFAQLGNALYPIVKTMHPGSPVYYQHCPMFANGKGGNWLSLEKDIRNPFYGAQMLTCGSIKDTVQ; this is encoded by the coding sequence ATGAAAAGCATTCTCGCTATGACTATAGCTGCAGTACTCCTGTCCGCCTCTTTTTCCGTATCCGCTCAGAGCGGTGCAAATGCGCCGGGAACCGGTGCTGCCCTCCTGGAACAATACCTCGCGATTAAAGACGCCCTTGTGAAGTCGGACGCTACCGCGGCGAAAGCAGCCGCTGGTGCATTACTGAAAGTGATTACCGACAAACAGGCGACACTGCAACCGCCCGCCGCTGCCATCGCCGGTAGCACCGACCTGGCCGTCCAACGCAAACAGTTCGCGCAGCTGGGTAATGCGCTTTATCCGATCGTTAAAACAATGCATCCGGGCAGCCCGGTGTATTATCAGCACTGTCCGATGTTTGCCAATGGTAAAGGCGGCAACTGGCTGAGCCTGGAAAAGGATATCAGGAACCCGTTCTATGGCGCGCAAATGCTCACCTGCGGCAGCATAAAAGATACGGTCCAATGA
- a CDS encoding Atu2307/SP_0267 family LLM class monooxygenase, giving the protein MELGISTFGEIKADGTAGNAHNAHRRVQELIAEAKLADQVGLDVYALGEHHRSDFVISSPEVVLAAIAAVTERIRLSSSVTVLSSTDPVRTFQNFASLDLVSNGRAEIMAGRGSFIESFPLFGFDLKDYDDLYAEHLDLLMKINQQEIVSWKGKHRAPIDNLGVYPRPLQPQIPIWLAMGGTPSSAARAGYLNLPLTLAILGGDPAQYAPLFNLYRDTARKAGHDVDKLQLAVNMHMHIADTAEQAADEFWPTYEKMMNKIGKERGWSRITRPQFEMMRAPNGPLLVGSVEEVIAKIIRTHGLFKHTRYLAQIIAGDIPHEKILRSIELFGTKVAPAIRQQLP; this is encoded by the coding sequence ATGGAACTGGGTATTAGTACATTCGGGGAAATAAAGGCAGATGGTACGGCAGGTAACGCACACAACGCACATCGCCGGGTACAGGAATTGATTGCAGAAGCAAAACTCGCTGACCAGGTAGGTCTTGACGTATACGCATTAGGCGAACACCATCGCTCCGATTTCGTGATCTCTTCGCCCGAGGTAGTGCTGGCCGCTATTGCTGCTGTAACCGAGCGCATTCGCCTGTCCAGCTCAGTAACCGTACTTAGCTCCACCGACCCGGTGCGCACCTTCCAGAACTTTGCCTCACTCGACCTCGTGTCCAACGGCCGTGCGGAAATCATGGCGGGACGTGGTTCATTCATCGAATCGTTTCCTTTGTTCGGTTTCGACCTCAAGGACTATGACGACCTGTACGCTGAGCATCTCGATCTGCTCATGAAAATCAATCAGCAGGAAATCGTATCCTGGAAAGGAAAGCACCGTGCGCCGATCGATAACCTCGGCGTGTACCCAAGACCGTTACAACCGCAGATACCCATCTGGCTTGCAATGGGTGGCACACCGTCGTCCGCAGCGCGCGCCGGTTATCTTAATCTGCCACTTACGCTCGCCATCCTTGGCGGCGATCCCGCGCAATATGCTCCCCTGTTCAACCTCTATCGCGACACGGCCCGCAAAGCGGGGCATGATGTGGACAAATTGCAACTGGCGGTCAACATGCATATGCATATTGCCGACACGGCGGAACAGGCGGCCGATGAGTTTTGGCCTACTTATGAAAAGATGATGAACAAAATCGGTAAGGAAAGAGGCTGGTCGCGCATTACCCGTCCGCAGTTCGAAATGATGCGTGCGCCTAACGGCCCCTTGCTTGTAGGCAGTGTGGAAGAGGTGATCGCGAAGATCATCCGTACCCACGGACTGTTCAAACATACCCGTTACCTGGCACAGATCATTGCCGGCGATATTCCTCATGAGAAGATCCTGCGTTCTATCGAGCTTTTCGGAACGAAAGTTGCACCTGCGATAAGGCAACAATTACCTTAA
- a CDS encoding 2-hydroxyacid dehydrogenase, translated as MKLFVTRAIAPEALQLLQDAGIEVTQWQEQRELEPEELIGHCMNHHALLVAGKSKIDRQFLSICHHLKVIALHSVGYDNVDVPAATEHGIPIGNTPGVLSAATAETAFLLMMAVSRKAFYMHRRILNGEWGFTAPMDNLGISLQGKTLGIFGLGKIGMEMARKSIAVYDMKVIYHNRHRNEEAEQTYGAEYVSFEELLSRSDVLSVHAGLSSETKEKFNTDAFRKMKKEAIFINAARGGIHNEKDLVTALNNGLIWGAGLDVTNPEPMQPDNPLLTMPTVAVLPHIGSATVETRTAMAEIAARNIIAGLRGERLPHAVNPEVYN; from the coding sequence ATGAAATTATTTGTGACGAGGGCCATTGCCCCCGAGGCGCTGCAGTTGCTGCAAGACGCTGGTATAGAAGTAACCCAATGGCAGGAACAAAGAGAATTGGAACCAGAGGAACTGATCGGCCACTGTATGAATCATCATGCATTGCTGGTTGCCGGTAAAAGTAAGATAGACAGGCAGTTTCTAAGCATATGTCACCACCTTAAAGTCATCGCGCTGCATTCTGTCGGATATGATAACGTAGACGTACCCGCGGCTACGGAACATGGTATTCCTATCGGCAATACGCCCGGTGTATTAAGCGCCGCCACTGCGGAAACGGCATTTCTCCTGATGATGGCCGTATCACGCAAAGCATTTTACATGCATCGCCGTATTCTTAATGGAGAATGGGGTTTTACAGCGCCTATGGACAACCTGGGCATCTCTCTGCAAGGTAAAACACTGGGTATTTTCGGTCTTGGAAAGATCGGGATGGAAATGGCGCGTAAAAGCATCGCGGTATATGATATGAAGGTGATTTATCATAACCGGCATCGCAACGAGGAGGCCGAACAAACGTATGGTGCGGAATACGTCTCTTTTGAAGAATTGCTTTCCCGCAGCGATGTGTTGTCTGTTCATGCGGGCCTATCCTCCGAAACAAAAGAAAAGTTTAATACGGATGCATTCCGAAAGATGAAAAAAGAGGCGATTTTCATCAACGCTGCCCGGGGAGGTATTCATAATGAGAAGGACCTGGTCACCGCGCTAAATAATGGCTTGATCTGGGGTGCAGGACTGGATGTGACCAACCCGGAGCCCATGCAACCCGACAATCCCCTGTTAACAATGCCGACAGTGGCCGTTTTACCGCATATCGGCTCTGCTACGGTAGAAACGCGCACCGCGATGGCCGAAATTGCCGCCCGTAACATCATCGCGGGCTTACGCGGAGAGCGTTTGCCGCATGCTGTAAACCCTGAAGTTTATAATTGA
- a CDS encoding multicopper oxidase domain-containing protein, whose protein sequence is MSRILITALWLFAVLSATAQRTVTYHLYVKDTMVNYTGKTRMAYAVNGQIPMPALHFTEGDTAEIYIHNELHTETSIHWHGLILPNNQDGVPYLTTAPIKPHTVHTYRFPLVQNGTYWYHSHTALQEQSGMYGAFIIHKKDALPAPEYTLVLSDWTDMHPHQVERRLKMATDWFSIKKGQIKKGVVQSYGEAIAAGHFKTKVANEWKRMEAMDVSDVYYERFHANGRDADSATEFRPGQKVRVRVINGSSSTYFWLTYAGGKINVIANDGMDVVPVPVDRLIIATAETYDLELTLPADSAAVELLATAEDRTRSTSLWLGKGVRQAAQTLPPLKYFEGMKMMNSMMKMNGHLDDMGMKMSLQQMDMNAVMYREPLADIKTLNYAMLRSPVKTTLPDAPVKELKFTLTGNMNRYVWSIDNRTVSESDKIIIKKGENVRLILYNNSMMRHPMHLHGHFFRVLNGQGDYAPLKNTLDIMPMETDTLEFAATDSGDWYFHCHILYHMMSGMGRIFQYEDSPENPAQQMKKVYADDRMFHFMAQNDFATNGNDGEAVLQNTRWSFQAEWRLGYRDMHGYEVETHFGRYMGQMQRLLPYVGIDWRYRKMEPGEKEKNLFGQVSTKNERRALCAGLQYTLPMLAVLDARIDTDGKARVSLMREDIRVTSRLRLGFMVNTDKEYMAGLRYVLTPFMGVSAHYDSDMGLGAGITLNY, encoded by the coding sequence ATGAGCAGGATATTAATAACCGCACTGTGGCTGTTTGCCGTATTGTCGGCGACAGCGCAGCGGACGGTCACCTATCATTTGTACGTGAAGGACACCATGGTGAATTACACCGGCAAAACCCGGATGGCTTACGCCGTGAATGGCCAGATTCCCATGCCGGCACTACACTTTACGGAGGGCGATACGGCGGAAATCTACATTCACAACGAGCTACATACCGAAACCTCCATTCACTGGCATGGGCTGATATTACCCAATAACCAGGACGGCGTGCCATACCTCACCACCGCTCCCATTAAACCACATACGGTTCATACGTACCGCTTCCCTTTGGTGCAAAATGGCACGTACTGGTACCACTCACACACCGCCCTGCAGGAACAATCGGGCATGTATGGGGCGTTCATTATTCATAAGAAGGATGCGCTGCCTGCACCGGAATACACCCTCGTACTGAGCGACTGGACCGACATGCATCCGCACCAGGTGGAGCGCCGCCTGAAGATGGCGACCGACTGGTTCTCCATTAAAAAAGGACAAATAAAAAAGGGCGTAGTGCAGAGCTATGGCGAAGCGATTGCTGCCGGCCACTTCAAGACCAAAGTAGCCAACGAATGGAAACGGATGGAAGCCATGGACGTAAGCGATGTTTACTACGAGCGTTTTCACGCCAATGGTCGCGATGCAGACAGCGCCACGGAGTTCCGCCCCGGGCAAAAGGTGCGGGTGCGGGTGATCAATGGCAGCTCGTCAACCTACTTCTGGTTAACGTACGCTGGCGGCAAGATTAACGTGATCGCCAACGATGGTATGGATGTAGTGCCCGTTCCGGTGGACCGCCTGATCATTGCCACTGCAGAAACGTACGACCTGGAACTTACGCTACCGGCCGATAGCGCTGCCGTTGAACTGCTGGCCACCGCAGAAGACCGTACCCGCAGCACTTCCCTGTGGCTGGGAAAAGGCGTTCGTCAAGCCGCGCAAACACTTCCCCCTCTAAAATATTTTGAGGGTATGAAGATGATGAACAGCATGATGAAAATGAACGGCCACCTGGACGATATGGGCATGAAAATGAGCCTTCAGCAAATGGACATGAACGCCGTGATGTACCGGGAGCCGCTGGCGGACATCAAAACGCTGAATTACGCCATGTTACGCTCACCCGTGAAAACGACGCTGCCCGATGCGCCGGTGAAGGAGCTGAAGTTTACGCTGACGGGCAACATGAACCGCTATGTGTGGAGTATCGACAATCGTACGGTGTCCGAGTCGGATAAGATCATCATTAAAAAAGGAGAAAACGTACGCCTCATCCTGTACAACAACTCCATGATGCGCCACCCGATGCACCTGCACGGGCACTTCTTCCGGGTACTGAACGGCCAGGGCGACTATGCACCACTCAAAAACACCCTGGACATTATGCCCATGGAAACCGACACCCTGGAGTTCGCCGCCACGGACAGCGGTGACTGGTACTTTCATTGTCACATCCTCTATCATATGATGTCGGGGATGGGGCGCATCTTTCAGTATGAAGATTCGCCGGAGAATCCCGCCCAGCAAATGAAAAAGGTGTATGCAGACGATCGTATGTTCCATTTTATGGCGCAAAACGACTTCGCCACTAACGGTAACGATGGTGAGGCGGTGCTGCAGAATACCCGCTGGAGTTTTCAGGCAGAATGGCGGCTCGGCTATCGTGATATGCACGGCTACGAGGTGGAAACCCATTTCGGGCGATACATGGGGCAAATGCAACGGTTGTTGCCCTATGTCGGCATCGACTGGCGGTACCGGAAGATGGAGCCGGGCGAAAAGGAAAAGAACCTGTTTGGCCAGGTGAGTACCAAAAATGAACGACGCGCGCTCTGTGCCGGCTTGCAATATACCTTGCCTATGCTCGCCGTACTGGATGCGCGCATCGATACAGATGGCAAAGCGCGCGTTTCACTGATGCGGGAAGACATCCGCGTGACTTCGCGGCTGCGCCTGGGTTTTATGGTGAATACCGATAAGGAATACATGGCCGGGCTGCGATACGTGCTCACGCCGTTCATGGGCGTTTCGGCGCATTATGACAGCGACATGGGATTGGGGGCCGGCATCACTTTAAACTATTAG
- a CDS encoding chaperone modulator CbpM — protein MQTDMITVKEYCVQYHTEPGFIDALEQNGLISLVIVETEPCIHYDELHNLETYSRWYYDMNINVEGIDALINVLNKMKRLQRQVDLLRSRLSVYEQDQL, from the coding sequence ATGCAAACTGATATGATTACGGTAAAGGAATACTGTGTTCAATACCACACAGAGCCGGGATTTATTGATGCCCTGGAGCAAAATGGGCTCATCTCCCTTGTGATCGTGGAAACGGAGCCCTGCATCCACTACGACGAGCTACACAACCTTGAAACGTATAGCCGCTGGTATTACGACATGAACATCAACGTAGAAGGGATTGACGCACTCATCAATGTATTGAATAAAATGAAACGGCTGCAACGGCAGGTGGACCTGCTGCGCAGCCGTTTAAGCGTATACGAACAGGATCAATTATAA
- a CDS encoding ferritin-like domain-containing protein, which yields MAKAKKQIGKSAAPKKAAAKKAVAPKKAAAKKATPKKAAAKKAVAPKKAAAKKAAAPKKAAAKKAVAPKKAAAKKAAAPKKAAARKAVAPKKAAAKKAAVPKKAAAKFGTEGEQLEKFFHDSLKDIYWAEKNLAKALPKLQKEATSQELKTAIQEHTAQTQSQATRLEQVFELLGKKPQAMKCDAMEGLIKEAQSIVEETQKGSNTRDAGIIVAAQKVEHYEIATYGSLVTLAKVMGQDEAAEILAEILEEEKTTDELLTEIAEGSINWQAKQESEGDTADEDEDEEEDDDDEDEEDVEDEDEEDDEDEEDDDDDDDDEDEEEK from the coding sequence ATGGCAAAAGCTAAAAAACAAATCGGTAAAAGCGCTGCGCCTAAAAAGGCAGCTGCTAAGAAGGCTGTAGCGCCTAAAAAAGCTGCAGCGAAAAAAGCAACACCCAAAAAAGCGGCTGCTAAAAAAGCAGTAGCGCCTAAAAAGGCCGCCGCTAAAAAAGCTGCTGCACCTAAAAAGGCAGCTGCTAAAAAAGCGGTAGCGCCGAAGAAAGCGGCAGCTAAAAAAGCGGCTGCGCCTAAAAAAGCAGCGGCAAGAAAGGCAGTAGCTCCTAAAAAGGCCGCCGCTAAAAAAGCAGCAGTTCCAAAAAAGGCAGCAGCGAAATTTGGCACAGAAGGCGAACAGCTGGAAAAGTTCTTCCACGACTCGCTGAAAGATATCTATTGGGCGGAGAAAAACCTGGCGAAAGCACTGCCTAAACTGCAGAAAGAAGCCACCAGCCAGGAATTGAAAACCGCCATCCAGGAGCATACTGCTCAAACGCAAAGTCAGGCCACCCGCCTGGAGCAGGTGTTTGAACTGCTGGGCAAAAAGCCTCAGGCAATGAAGTGCGACGCAATGGAAGGACTGATCAAAGAAGCTCAAAGCATCGTAGAAGAAACGCAGAAAGGCTCAAACACACGTGACGCTGGCATTATCGTGGCTGCCCAAAAAGTAGAGCACTATGAAATCGCCACTTATGGCAGCCTGGTTACCCTGGCGAAAGTAATGGGTCAGGACGAAGCCGCAGAGATCCTCGCAGAAATCCTGGAAGAGGAGAAAACTACAGACGAGCTGCTCACAGAAATCGCTGAAGGTAGCATCAACTGGCAGGCGAAACAGGAGAGCGAGGGCGATACCGCCGATGAGGATGAGGACGAGGAGGAAGACGATGATGACGAGGACGAAGAAGACGTTGAAGATGAAGATGAGGAAGATGACGAGGACGAAGAAGACGACGACGATGATGATGATGACGAGGACGAAGAAGAAAAATAA